One Lujinxingia sediminis DNA segment encodes these proteins:
- a CDS encoding cryptochrome/photolyase family protein, translating to MSVFFKALRDLQSLQPQKERRWVYVAYDQLNAELEPLASTPAEELGLVLIESQAKGRRRAYHKQKLLWVLASQRHFALEQARRGVHVRYAVTSDDYATCLRKLSDELGPLEGIEPAERELRTELQALVDEGLLSWHSHSGWLSCTEDFLRSQRHKEGPWRMDAFYRFMRKKTGLLMDGGTPWGGRYSFDDENREPWSGEPPAPEMPNFEPDAITQEVAAFIASEFSDHPGALHPEHVAASAEDVDALWCWAKEACMTHFGPYEDAMSHQSRGVFHTRISAALNLHRLMPARVIEDVCALEIPLNSKEGFVRQVLGWREFMRHVHRQTDGFRDLPGSWAVLNADRASPNFLEVFHDLPPAYWGEASGLTCLDTVVESVLDEGYSHHITRLMVLANLATLLDVDPGQITNWFWEFYIDAYDWVVEPNVLGMGVFALGDLFTTKPYISGANYIAKMSDYCGKCAFDPGSNCPIRSLYWAFLARHEAKLREQGRMNLVMGSLRRRSDEQRVADARVFEVLWAHLQRGELAAPAAFREKGGQASLPGLSSS from the coding sequence ATGAGTGTGTTTTTCAAGGCGTTGCGTGACCTGCAGAGCTTGCAGCCGCAGAAGGAGCGACGCTGGGTCTACGTAGCCTACGATCAGCTCAACGCGGAGTTGGAGCCCCTGGCGTCGACCCCGGCCGAGGAGCTGGGACTGGTACTGATTGAGTCGCAGGCCAAAGGTCGCCGGCGAGCCTACCACAAGCAAAAGCTGCTCTGGGTGCTCGCCAGTCAGCGCCACTTTGCCCTGGAGCAGGCCCGACGCGGGGTGCACGTTCGCTACGCGGTGACGTCGGACGACTACGCCACATGCCTGCGGAAGCTAAGCGATGAGCTGGGGCCGCTGGAAGGGATTGAACCGGCGGAGCGGGAACTGCGCACTGAACTTCAAGCGCTGGTTGATGAAGGGCTGCTGAGCTGGCACAGCCACAGTGGCTGGCTCTCCTGCACCGAGGATTTTCTCAGGAGCCAGCGGCATAAGGAGGGGCCCTGGCGTATGGATGCGTTCTATCGCTTCATGCGTAAGAAAACGGGCCTCCTGATGGATGGCGGAACGCCTTGGGGCGGCCGCTACAGCTTCGATGATGAGAACCGTGAGCCCTGGTCGGGAGAGCCTCCTGCGCCGGAGATGCCGAACTTCGAACCGGACGCCATCACACAGGAGGTTGCGGCGTTCATCGCGTCGGAGTTCTCGGATCATCCCGGCGCGCTTCACCCCGAACACGTCGCCGCCAGCGCTGAGGACGTCGACGCGTTGTGGTGTTGGGCAAAAGAGGCCTGCATGACGCATTTTGGCCCCTACGAAGACGCGATGAGCCACCAATCGCGGGGAGTGTTTCATACCCGCATCTCGGCGGCCTTGAACCTGCATCGGCTGATGCCCGCGCGGGTCATTGAGGATGTGTGTGCCCTGGAGATCCCGCTCAACAGTAAAGAGGGATTTGTGCGGCAGGTCTTGGGTTGGCGCGAGTTTATGCGCCATGTGCATCGCCAGACCGATGGGTTTCGAGACCTGCCCGGCTCGTGGGCAGTACTCAATGCCGATCGCGCATCGCCGAACTTCCTGGAAGTCTTCCACGATCTTCCGCCAGCCTACTGGGGCGAGGCCTCCGGCCTTACGTGTCTGGACACAGTCGTCGAGTCCGTCCTCGACGAGGGCTACAGCCACCACATCACGCGCCTGATGGTGCTGGCCAATCTGGCGACCCTTCTGGATGTCGATCCCGGGCAGATCACCAACTGGTTCTGGGAGTTTTATATCGACGCGTACGACTGGGTGGTGGAGCCCAACGTGCTGGGCATGGGCGTCTTTGCGCTGGGGGACCTTTTTACGACCAAGCCCTACATCAGCGGGGCGAACTACATCGCGAAGATGAGTGATTACTGCGGGAAGTGCGCGTTTGACCCGGGCTCGAATTGCCCGATCCGCTCGCTCTACTGGGCGTTTCTCGCCAGGCATGAGGCGAAGTTGCGAGAGCAGGGGAGAATGAACCTTGTGATGGGATCGTTGCGGCGTCGCTCCGACGAGCAGCGCGTCGCCGATGCCCGGGTCTTCGAGGTGTTGTGGGCGCATCTCCAGCGCGGAGAACTCGCCGCACCGGCGGCGTTCCGGGAGAAGGGCGGCCAGGCGAGCCTCCCGGGGCTCTCGTCGTCCTGA